In a single window of the Bacteroidales bacterium genome:
- a CDS encoding RluA family pseudouridine synthase, translating into MSPEEQIFDEEQCADENGMYEHFRFVADKGQGLLRVDKFLVARMEGTSRNRVQQSAEAGCILVNGKPVKSNYRVKPDDVVTIVMDRPRYENEIIPQDIPLDIVYEDADVLVINKPPGFVVHPGHGNKDGTLVNALAYYFRNNPDFDVSDPRLGLVHRIDKDTSGLLVVAKTPTAKTSLGRQFHDKTTYRRYYALVWGRIEEDEGRVEGNIGRDLRDRLQMAVFPDGDYGKHAVTHYKVLERFGYVTLVECRLETGRTHQIRVHMKHIGHILFNDERYGGTQILKGVSTAKYRQFVQNCFEVCPRQALHAKTLGFTHPTTGEELHFNSELPEDMQNLIEKWRVYMADKNKS; encoded by the coding sequence ATGTCACCCGAAGAACAAATCTTTGATGAAGAGCAGTGTGCCGATGAGAACGGAATGTATGAACATTTCCGTTTTGTCGCAGATAAAGGGCAAGGATTATTGAGAGTAGATAAGTTCTTGGTTGCTCGAATGGAGGGAACATCGCGTAACCGAGTACAACAATCTGCTGAGGCAGGGTGTATCTTGGTGAACGGTAAGCCTGTAAAATCAAATTACAGGGTAAAGCCCGATGATGTAGTAACCATTGTAATGGATCGCCCTCGTTATGAGAACGAGATAATCCCTCAAGATATTCCATTAGATATTGTGTATGAAGATGCCGATGTTCTGGTAATAAACAAACCTCCGGGATTTGTAGTACATCCCGGTCATGGTAACAAAGACGGAACATTGGTAAACGCATTGGCATACTACTTTAGGAATAATCCCGATTTTGATGTAAGTGATCCTCGTTTGGGATTGGTGCACCGAATAGACAAAGATACTTCAGGTCTGTTGGTGGTTGCAAAAACTCCCACAGCCAAAACCTCTTTAGGCCGCCAATTTCACGACAAAACAACCTATCGCAGATATTATGCACTTGTGTGGGGAAGAATAGAGGAGGACGAGGGACGAGTTGAAGGAAACATCGGCAGAGATTTGCGAGACAGGTTACAGATGGCAGTATTCCCAGATGGAGATTACGGAAAACATGCAGTAACACACTATAAGGTATTGGAGCGATTTGGATATGTAACTCTTGTGGAGTGCCGATTAGAGACAGGACGTACGCATCAAATAAGGGTGCATATGAAACATATTGGGCATATACTCTTTAACGATGAACGCTACGGAGGTACCCAGATCTTAAAAGGAGTATCAACAGCAAAGTACCGGCAATTTGTACAGAACTGTTTTGAGGTATGTCCACGTCAGGCACTTCATGCCAAAACATTGGGATTTACGCATCCGACAACCGGCGAAGAGTTGCACTTCAATTCAGAGTTGCCAGAGGATATGCAAAACTTGATAGAAAAGTGGAGAGTCTATATGGCGGATAAAAACAAAAGTTAA
- a CDS encoding bifunctional 3,4-dihydroxy-2-butanone-4-phosphate synthase/GTP cyclohydrolase II, producing MEDIILNTIDEALIDFKEGKFVIVVDDEDRENEGDFIIAAEKITPEKVNFMMTYGRGVLCAPITEERCIELDLPMQVSNNTSIHETPFTVMVDKIGGGCTTGVSMFDRAETIKALANPDTKPSDLGRPGHVSPLRARSRGVLCRAGHTEAAVDLARLAGLFPAAALIEIINEDGTMARLPQLKEVADRWGLKIVSIKDLIAYRLQKESLVERGEEVDMPTKWGHFKLIPFRQISNNAEHIALIKGEWSNDEPVLTRVHSSCMTGDIFGSMRCECGEQLHRAMEQIEKEGKGVIVYMSQEGRGIGLMNKIKAYKLQENGLDTVDANLHLGFKADERDYGVGASILRELGLKKLRLMTNNPVKRIGLEGYGIEIAEIVPIEVETNPYNEFYMKTKKERMGHKLDGI from the coding sequence ATGGAAGATATTATATTGAACACTATTGATGAGGCTCTGATTGATTTTAAAGAGGGTAAGTTTGTTATTGTGGTTGACGATGAGGATCGTGAGAATGAGGGCGACTTTATTATTGCCGCAGAAAAAATTACTCCGGAGAAGGTCAATTTTATGATGACCTACGGAAGAGGTGTTCTTTGCGCTCCAATTACCGAAGAGCGTTGCATTGAGCTTGACTTACCTATGCAGGTAAGCAACAATACTTCTATTCACGAGACTCCTTTTACCGTTATGGTAGATAAGATTGGTGGTGGTTGCACAACCGGTGTTTCAATGTTTGACAGAGCAGAGACTATTAAGGCTCTTGCAAACCCCGACACTAAACCTTCCGACTTGGGAAGACCCGGTCACGTTTCACCACTAAGAGCTCGTTCAAGAGGTGTTCTTTGCAGAGCAGGACACACCGAAGCAGCTGTTGATCTGGCTCGTTTGGCAGGTCTATTCCCTGCTGCCGCTCTTATTGAAATCATCAACGAGGATGGTACAATGGCAAGACTTCCTCAACTTAAAGAGGTTGCCGACAGGTGGGGATTAAAGATTGTCTCAATCAAAGACCTGATTGCATACCGCCTACAAAAGGAATCGTTAGTAGAGAGAGGAGAAGAGGTTGATATGCCTACTAAATGGGGACACTTCAAACTTATTCCTTTTAGACAAATATCTAACAACGCAGAACATATTGCTCTTATAAAAGGAGAGTGGAGTAATGATGAGCCTGTATTGACAAGAGTTCACTCTTCATGTATGACAGGCGATATATTTGGCTCTATGAGATGCGAATGTGGTGAGCAACTTCATCGCGCTATGGAGCAGATTGAGAAAGAGGGCAAAGGTGTTATAGTTTATATGAGCCAAGAAGGTAGAGGAATTGGTTTAATGAACAAGATTAAAGCCTACAAACTTCAAGAGAATGGTTTGGATACTGTTGATGCCAATCTTCACTTGGGATTTAAAGCAGACGAGCGAGACTATGGCGTTGGTGCAAGTATTCTAAGAGAGTTGGGATTAAAGAAACTCAGATTAATGACCAACAATCCTGTTAAGCGTATTGGGTTGGAGGGTTACGGCATTGAGATTGCGGAGATAGTTCCTATTGAAGTAGAAACAAACCCTTACAATGAGTTCTATATGAAGACCAAAAAGGAGCGTATGGGACACAAACTTGACGGCATTTAA
- a CDS encoding threonylcarbamoyl-AMP synthase, protein MRVIRLYEKNTDERLLDEIATALKDGNIIIYPTDSVYAMGCDALNVRAVEKICEIKGVNPLKSNLSIIGSDLSSLSKYVKISDSCYKILRKNLPGPFTFILPTASNLPKIYKNRKCVGIRIPSNSIPVKIAEHLGNPLLTTSLRNSDSEEEYYTNPELIAEAYEGIADIVIDGGIGNSEPSAIIDYTTDSPQITREGSIEPSL, encoded by the coding sequence ATGAGAGTTATTCGCCTATACGAGAAAAATACTGATGAGAGATTGTTGGATGAAATTGCTACGGCTCTTAAAGACGGGAATATTATTATCTACCCTACCGATTCGGTATATGCTATGGGCTGCGATGCTTTGAATGTCAGGGCTGTTGAAAAGATTTGCGAAATTAAGGGAGTAAATCCTTTGAAATCGAACTTGTCAATTATTGGCTCAGATTTGAGTTCACTAAGCAAATATGTTAAGATTAGTGATAGTTGTTATAAAATTCTTCGCAAGAATCTGCCCGGTCCGTTTACTTTTATTCTCCCTACCGCCAGCAATCTACCAAAGATATATAAGAACAGGAAGTGTGTTGGCATCAGGATTCCTTCAAACTCTATTCCTGTTAAAATTGCAGAACACTTAGGCAACCCACTACTCACCACCTCCTTAAGAAATAGCGATAGCGAAGAGGAGTACTACACCAACCCCGAACTTATTGCTGAGGCATACGAGGGTATTGCAGATATTGTTATTGATGGAGGTATTGGTAATAGCGAGCCTTCTGCTATTATTGATTACACTACTGATTCTCCCCAAATAACAAGAGAAGGCTCTATCGAACCCTCTCTGTAA
- a CDS encoding 1-acyl-sn-glycerol-3-phosphate acyltransferase codes for MDNFDDIRPFFPEEMPAAIEELIKEEYFKKALSYVIPDVESFLKRLSQVKSNDEFQQNMLFPVLKWLLGIVSDGIDGEGFSYIEQDKGYTYISNHRDILTDALFLAYLLSSKGLKTPEMALGDNLLVYPWMRTLVRLCKGVIVYRNLPLMRTLEEARRLSGYINHTLRDNKNSVWIAQREGRTKDSDDRTQESVLKMLSFEGGGDMRSNILALNIAPVSISYEYDACDYLKAREFQLKRDDAEFKKSPKDDLNSMSVGLMSRKGKINFVIAEPINSKVEALPENLTKAEFFTAVATIIDESIHQGYVLYPINYAAYDLLKGTDCFAENYTPEEKQKFSDYVDSQVAKITDLPSPDKPFLRSKILEMYSNPLRNKLKAE; via the coding sequence ATGGATAATTTTGATGACATAAGACCTTTCTTTCCTGAGGAGATGCCAGCGGCTATAGAGGAGTTAATAAAGGAGGAATATTTTAAAAAGGCATTATCGTATGTAATTCCCGATGTGGAATCGTTTTTGAAACGATTATCACAAGTAAAAAGTAACGATGAGTTTCAACAGAATATGCTATTTCCCGTATTAAAATGGTTATTGGGAATAGTCTCTGATGGTATTGATGGAGAGGGGTTCTCTTATATAGAGCAAGATAAAGGATATACCTATATATCAAACCATAGAGATATATTGACTGATGCACTCTTCTTAGCCTATCTCTTATCATCAAAAGGATTAAAAACTCCAGAGATGGCATTGGGAGATAATCTTCTTGTATATCCATGGATGCGAACATTGGTACGACTATGCAAGGGTGTGATTGTTTATCGCAACTTGCCTTTGATGCGAACATTAGAGGAGGCTCGTCGCTTGTCGGGATATATAAATCATACACTGCGTGATAATAAAAACTCGGTATGGATTGCCCAACGCGAGGGCAGAACAAAAGACTCTGATGATAGAACGCAAGAGAGCGTATTAAAGATGCTGTCGTTTGAGGGTGGTGGAGATATGCGAAGCAATATATTGGCACTAAACATTGCACCAGTCTCAATATCTTACGAATATGATGCGTGTGACTATCTTAAAGCGAGAGAGTTTCAACTAAAACGCGATGATGCAGAGTTTAAAAAATCGCCAAAAGATGACTTAAATAGTATGTCGGTAGGTCTGATGTCACGTAAAGGAAAAATAAACTTTGTGATAGCTGAGCCTATTAACTCAAAAGTAGAGGCATTGCCCGAGAATCTGACAAAAGCAGAGTTTTTTACGGCAGTAGCAACAATCATTGATGAATCAATACATCAAGGATATGTATTGTATCCTATAAACTATGCAGCCTATGACTTGCTGAAAGGAACAGATTGTTTTGCTGAAAACTACACACCAGAGGAGAAACAAAAATTCTCAGACTACGTTGATTCGCAAGTTGCAAAGATAACCGATTTGCCATCTCCTGATAAACCATTCTTGCGTTCAAAGATATTGGAGATGTATTCAAATCCGTTGCGTAATAAGCTAAAAGCAGAGTAG
- a CDS encoding PASTA domain-containing protein — MDDYTRHGVEVTVPEIKNLTVEEAMPILERESLKCQVIDSIYNKNLRPGIIIEQVPREGSTIKREKDIYVVINTVMPRQVPFPEIKDISYRQAISMLEGVGFPKPEIEFVKSQYKDLVVGAKYRNKVVLAGDKYPLTAKFTIIVGKGMNYEPADSLNIEP; from the coding sequence ATGGATGATTATACTCGACATGGAGTTGAGGTTACAGTCCCAGAGATAAAGAACTTGACAGTGGAGGAGGCAATGCCTATATTGGAACGAGAATCTTTAAAGTGTCAAGTAATTGACTCTATATACAATAAAAATCTACGACCGGGAATAATCATAGAGCAGGTGCCTCGTGAAGGTAGTACCATAAAACGCGAGAAAGATATATATGTGGTAATAAATACCGTTATGCCACGTCAGGTGCCATTTCCTGAGATAAAAGATATATCATACCGTCAGGCAATCTCTATGCTTGAAGGAGTGGGATTTCCCAAGCCTGAAATTGAGTTTGTAAAGTCGCAGTATAAAGATTTGGTTGTAGGTGCCAAATATCGCAATAAAGTTGTTCTAGCAGGAGATAAATATCCCTTAACCGCAAAGTTTACTATAATTGTTGGAAAGGGAATGAATTATGAGCCTGCCGATTCTCTTAATATAGAACCCTAA
- a CDS encoding LptF/LptG family permease codes for MFKIKRLYLFILKTFLPLLLMTFMICLFIVLMQFIWQHIKDFVGKGLEISVLAEMFFYAATSMVPLALPLAILLASLMTFGNLSERFELLAIKASGVSLFRIMSPLIISISIIAVGAFFFQNNVLPTVQVKMWSLLYSMKQKSPALDIPEGVFYNQIEGYNIFVKKKDNKKNMMYGITIYDISKGAENAMIIVADSGSLKFTDDKQFLFLTLNSGESFENLKSQEAATTSVPYRREVFSLKEILIPFDGGFNRIDESTMANKYVGKNITELKHSIDSMSYIVDSIGVNIGNELKTSSYYNIIERSSSAPAPKTSLEEFNIDDVYASASIQQRENWTNKALSKARTIKQEYEFKSYRAKEQKTVIRRHEIEMHKKFTLSFACLIFFFIGAPLGAIIGRGGLGTPIVVSVILFIFYYIIDNSAYKLARDGVWEVWQGLWLSSAVLLPLGIFFTYKAVNDSAVFNKDAYRNFFRKLFGRHTARVVELKEIAMIDVDKSGLIERVNHLENLCIQIQNDYGKRIQSLFSYWQKGYNRSLLSELRDSLESFVEYAQYSKSRLVVLKLMDYPIIRDLLLYYPCKNKKLGFFIALLLPLSLPIYFIGIYEQKLLRREIAVIRKNNKDILAIIEKEFKNENIIA; via the coding sequence ATGTTTAAGATTAAACGTCTATATCTTTTTATACTGAAGACCTTTCTTCCGCTTCTGCTTATGACGTTTATGATTTGTCTGTTTATTGTGTTGATGCAATTTATATGGCAACACATTAAAGATTTTGTAGGTAAAGGTTTAGAGATTAGCGTTCTGGCAGAAATGTTTTTCTATGCCGCAACCTCGATGGTTCCTTTGGCTCTTCCATTAGCAATACTTCTTGCTTCGCTTATGACATTTGGCAACCTTAGCGAAAGGTTTGAGTTACTCGCCATCAAGGCATCGGGGGTTTCGCTCTTCAGAATAATGAGCCCACTCATTATCTCTATTTCAATAATTGCTGTTGGTGCTTTTTTCTTCCAAAATAATGTATTGCCAACTGTTCAGGTTAAAATGTGGAGTCTGCTATACTCAATGAAACAGAAATCTCCGGCGCTGGATATTCCCGAAGGGGTTTTCTATAACCAAATTGAAGGATACAACATTTTTGTAAAAAAGAAGGACAACAAGAAAAATATGATGTATGGTATTACCATATATGACATTTCAAAGGGTGCAGAGAATGCAATGATTATTGTTGCCGACTCGGGCAGTTTAAAGTTTACTGATGATAAACAATTTCTGTTTCTAACACTTAATAGTGGTGAGTCTTTTGAAAATCTTAAATCGCAAGAGGCAGCAACCACTTCTGTACCTTACCGCCGAGAGGTTTTTTCGCTGAAAGAGATACTTATTCCGTTTGATGGTGGTTTTAATCGTATTGATGAAAGCACTATGGCAAATAAATATGTTGGAAAGAATATTACAGAACTCAAACACTCTATCGACTCTATGTCGTATATTGTAGACAGCATTGGTGTTAATATTGGAAATGAACTTAAAACTTCGTCGTATTATAATATTATTGAACGCTCTTCTTCAGCACCTGCCCCCAAGACTTCGCTTGAAGAGTTCAACATTGACGATGTTTATGCTTCGGCTTCAATTCAACAACGTGAGAACTGGACCAACAAAGCTTTAAGCAAAGCAAGAACCATAAAACAGGAATATGAATTCAAAAGTTATAGAGCAAAAGAGCAGAAGACTGTAATCAGAAGACACGAGATTGAGATGCACAAGAAATTTACACTCTCATTTGCGTGCCTTATCTTCTTCTTTATTGGTGCACCTCTTGGCGCTATTATCGGAAGGGGTGGATTGGGAACTCCTATTGTGGTATCGGTAATATTATTTATTTTCTATTACATAATCGACAACTCAGCCTACAAACTTGCCCGCGATGGTGTTTGGGAGGTTTGGCAAGGGTTATGGTTAAGTTCTGCCGTTCTATTGCCTTTGGGTATATTTTTCACTTACAAAGCAGTAAACGACTCCGCAGTATTCAACAAGGATGCTTATCGGAACTTCTTCAGAAAATTATTTGGAAGACATACCGCTCGTGTTGTGGAGCTGAAAGAGATTGCAATGATAGATGTTGATAAGAGCGGACTTATTGAAAGAGTTAATCATCTTGAGAATCTATGTATTCAGATTCAAAATGATTATGGTAAACGCATACAGAGCTTATTCTCTTATTGGCAAAAGGGGTATAATAGATCTCTTTTAAGCGAACTGAGGGACTCTTTAGAGAGTTTTGTTGAGTATGCCCAATATTCCAAATCGAGATTGGTAGTTTTAAAGTTGATGGACTACCCTATTATTAGAGATTTATTGCTTTATTATCCTTGTAAAAATAAAAAACTTGGTTTTTTCATTGCTTTATTATTACCTTTGTCGTTGCCAATATATTTTATTGGTATTTACGAGCAGAAACTTTTAAGGAGAGAGATTGCTGTTATAAGAAAAAATAACAAAGATATTTTAGCTATTATCGAAAAAGAATTTAAGAACGAAAATATAATTGCATAA
- a CDS encoding D-alanine--D-alanine ligase has product MFTKRVAIVAGGYSSEYPVSIKSANGIKTFLENTSYETYIVKISRDVWEVLLPDGTTSEIDKNDFTFVEDARIKKFDFAYITIHGVPGENGALQGYFDMIGMPYSCCGVFAAAVTANKYACNKFLSTFGVRVSPSVVIRPGDNYSVQEIIDTVTLPCFVKPNEGGSSFATTKVKEEGELAKAIEDAFSEGGNVIVEKFMQGTEVTCGCYKTANKQVVFPITEVVSKNEFFDYEAKYTASKVEEITPARIPVEVAKEVSETTSKIYDIVGAKGIIRVDYIIIDGEPYLLEVNTTPGMTVTSFIPQQIRAAQLEPGKVLSEIIEDILQKK; this is encoded by the coding sequence ATGTTTACAAAACGTGTGGCAATAGTAGCAGGAGGGTATTCATCTGAATATCCGGTCTCAATAAAGAGTGCCAATGGAATAAAAACTTTTTTAGAAAACACTTCATACGAAACATATATCGTGAAAATATCGCGAGATGTATGGGAAGTGTTGCTCCCCGATGGAACAACATCGGAGATAGACAAAAACGACTTTACATTTGTTGAAGATGCAAGAATCAAGAAATTTGATTTTGCATATATAACTATACATGGAGTACCGGGAGAGAACGGAGCATTGCAAGGATACTTTGATATGATAGGTATGCCATACTCTTGTTGCGGAGTGTTTGCGGCAGCAGTTACAGCCAACAAATATGCGTGTAACAAATTTCTCTCAACATTTGGTGTAAGAGTATCTCCCTCTGTTGTGATTCGTCCGGGCGACAACTACTCTGTTCAAGAGATAATTGATACTGTAACACTCCCATGTTTTGTAAAACCAAATGAGGGAGGCTCAAGTTTTGCAACCACCAAAGTAAAAGAGGAGGGGGAACTTGCAAAAGCAATTGAAGATGCTTTTAGTGAAGGGGGCAATGTTATAGTTGAAAAATTTATGCAAGGCACCGAAGTAACCTGCGGTTGTTATAAAACTGCAAATAAGCAGGTGGTGTTTCCAATAACAGAGGTTGTAAGTAAAAATGAGTTTTTTGATTACGAAGCAAAATATACAGCCTCAAAAGTTGAGGAGATAACACCTGCAAGAATTCCCGTTGAGGTAGCTAAGGAGGTATCTGAGACAACATCAAAGATTTACGATATAGTAGGTGCTAAGGGAATAATTCGCGTTGATTATATAATAATTGATGGAGAACCATATTTGTTGGAGGTAAATACAACGCCAGGAATGACAGTAACATCGTTTATCCCTCAGCAAATAAGGGCGGCGCAGTTAGAGCCAGGCAAAGTGTTAAGTGAAATTATAGAAGATATATTGCAAAAAAAATAG
- a CDS encoding SusC/RagA family TonB-linked outer membrane protein, with protein sequence MRKESLCIVRLAKQAFANLCPGFLMKAGLSLLFAALLPLSANAVHKADASASVEGVEQASGFVVKGNVIDDTKEPLIGVSVMVEGTSIGTTTDFDGNYELKIPDGKKTLVFSYIGYSDQKIPVKGRTQIDVTMSEDEQVLAEVVVTAMGIERKAESLTYATQQVGGKELTRAKESNFINSLQGKMAGLTITPNSSGAGGGSSKIILRGQTSMLGNNQPLIVLDGIPLSNGLSAQTSEIALEGGRDGGDILSTINPDDIASMSVLKGPNAAALYGSAANNGVIIINTKGGREGKIRIDVSSNITLETPLFTFDKQTVFGTEMATQGPLLNGWGDLASNYTDDQLAQYPYLTRTPKNQINDFFKVGQTYNNSISLSGGTEHTTSYFSYGNTVQKGLLERNKFVRHNILFKETFNAFNNKLKIDLSLNYITQRTQNRPVIGKVFNPLTGLYRMPTSADLRFFKQNVTHIATAEDDITKKDGKNLIGLPIQTWPVSFSGSPWVNNPYFMQQAIDDDANRDRILANVTAKYEIIKGLDLQARVSLDKTMDRNYQYRQPSIWADPVQYAFAHYYSGESSSRDIYSDYLLTYNKEFKNISFNATLGTSFKRTKSSNTSITKWTDSTFVYPNIAWPGMGNMSGNAKNILLGATASGVNTNWETAIFATAQVGFWGKAYIDASFRNDWSKAFQQFTTDGGYKSFAYWSVGGNILLDQLLPRKLRNVNQMKVRASYSVVGNSIPLSDYNAQTIDPLSGSISPRPASFDDPKPETTEGIEVGFDGIFFKNKFDFDVTYYQNTMSNQYLNITTASGQSKPINSGKVRNRGVEFTGNYHMKFGKDFRWTTGINFAYNDNKILETYTPADGGQVEIVIGASSFAIQSKYKVGGSYGDLYGKDFLYRPDGTIQLDADGRPMYDNKFTKFIGNTTSKFTYGWNNTFSWKGLSVYMLIDGKVGGKVVSLTEADLDFYGLSQRSADARLSGETMIWDGVEVAAVTLPTGQQVPARAYYEAVGTNQTECIYDASNIRFREISVGYTFYDLFGVSKNLSISLVGRNLGFIYKNAPVDPDISMTAGNNFGGVESYALPTTRSYGFNIKLTF encoded by the coding sequence ATGAGAAAAGAAAGTCTTTGTATCGTAAGATTGGCAAAACAAGCCTTTGCCAATCTATGTCCTGGTTTTCTTATGAAAGCAGGATTGAGTCTTCTTTTTGCAGCATTATTGCCATTATCGGCAAACGCTGTTCATAAAGCAGATGCCTCTGCCTCAGTTGAGGGTGTAGAGCAAGCATCAGGCTTTGTGGTAAAAGGAAACGTAATTGATGACACCAAAGAACCTCTTATTGGTGTGAGTGTAATGGTTGAAGGTACCTCAATAGGTACAACAACTGACTTTGACGGAAATTATGAACTTAAGATTCCCGATGGAAAAAAGACCTTGGTCTTCTCTTATATCGGTTATTCTGATCAAAAGATTCCCGTAAAAGGAAGAACCCAGATTGATGTAACAATGAGCGAAGATGAGCAAGTGCTTGCTGAGGTTGTTGTAACAGCGATGGGTATCGAGCGTAAAGCAGAGTCACTAACCTATGCAACACAACAAGTAGGAGGTAAAGAGTTAACTCGTGCAAAAGAGTCAAACTTCATCAACTCATTGCAAGGAAAGATGGCTGGTCTTACAATTACACCAAACTCATCAGGAGCAGGAGGTGGATCATCAAAAATCATCCTTCGTGGACAAACATCAATGTTGGGTAACAACCAGCCTCTAATCGTATTAGATGGTATTCCATTGTCAAACGGTTTGTCAGCACAAACTTCAGAGATCGCTCTTGAAGGAGGACGCGATGGTGGAGATATCCTTTCAACAATCAACCCTGATGATATTGCAAGTATGTCAGTCCTAAAAGGTCCCAATGCGGCAGCACTTTATGGATCAGCAGCAAACAATGGTGTAATCATCATCAATACAAAAGGTGGACGTGAAGGTAAGATAAGAATTGACGTATCAAGTAACATTACACTTGAGACACCTCTATTCACATTCGACAAACAAACAGTATTTGGAACAGAGATGGCTACTCAAGGACCACTTTTGAATGGATGGGGAGATTTGGCATCAAACTATACAGACGATCAATTGGCACAATATCCATATTTGACTCGTACTCCTAAGAACCAAATCAACGACTTCTTTAAAGTAGGTCAAACATACAACAACTCAATATCATTAAGTGGAGGTACAGAGCATACAACATCTTACTTCTCTTATGGTAACACAGTACAAAAAGGTTTGTTGGAGCGTAACAAATTCGTTCGTCACAACATTTTGTTCAAAGAGACATTCAACGCATTCAATAACAAATTGAAAATTGACCTTTCTCTTAACTATATTACACAAAGAACACAAAACCGTCCTGTAATTGGTAAAGTATTCAACCCATTAACAGGATTGTATCGTATGCCAACATCTGCTGATTTGCGTTTCTTTAAACAAAACGTAACACACATAGCAACAGCGGAAGATGACATCACTAAAAAAGATGGAAAGAACCTAATAGGATTGCCAATCCAAACATGGCCTGTATCATTCTCAGGATCACCTTGGGTAAACAACCCATACTTTATGCAACAAGCAATTGATGATGACGCAAACCGTGATCGTATCTTGGCTAACGTAACAGCAAAATACGAAATCATCAAAGGTTTAGATTTGCAAGCACGCGTGAGTCTTGACAAAACAATGGACAGAAATTACCAATATCGTCAACCATCAATTTGGGCAGACCCTGTACAATATGCGTTTGCACACTATTATAGTGGAGAGAGTTCATCAAGAGACATCTACTCAGACTATTTGTTGACATATAACAAAGAGTTTAAAAACATCTCTTTCAATGCAACATTAGGAACAAGTTTCAAGAGAACAAAATCTTCTAACACTTCAATCACAAAATGGACCGACTCAACATTCGTATATCCTAACATTGCATGGCCGGGTATGGGTAATATGAGTGGTAACGCTAAAAACATATTATTAGGAGCAACTGCATCAGGAGTAAATACAAACTGGGAGACAGCAATATTTGCAACAGCACAAGTTGGATTCTGGGGTAAAGCATACATCGATGCATCATTCCGTAACGACTGGTCAAAAGCATTCCAACAATTTACAACTGACGGAGGTTATAAATCATTTGCATACTGGTCAGTAGGAGGTAACATCCTTCTTGATCAACTACTACCACGCAAATTGCGTAATGTTAATCAAATGAAAGTTCGTGCATCTTACTCAGTAGTGGGTAACTCAATTCCTTTGTCTGATTACAACGCACAAACAATCGATCCATTATCAGGATCAATTTCACCACGTCCGGCATCATTTGATGATCCTAAACCAGAGACAACTGAGGGTATTGAGGTTGGATTTGATGGAATATTCTTCAAGAACAAATTTGACTTTGATGTTACATACTATCAAAACACCATGTCAAACCAATACTTGAACATTACAACAGCATCAGGGCAATCTAAACCTATTAACTCAGGTAAAGTTCGTAACCGTGGAGTTGAGTTTACTGGAAACTACCATATGAAATTTGGAAAAGATTTCCGTTGGACAACAGGAATCAACTTTGCATACAACGATAACAAAATTCTTGAGACTTACACACCAGCAGACGGTGGACAAGTAGAGATTGTAATTGGTGCATCATCATTCGCAATCCAATCTAAATATAAAGTAGGTGGATCATACGGAGACCTTTACGGAAAAGACTTCTTATACAGACCTGACGGAACAATTCAATTAGATGCTGACGGACGTCCAATGTATGATAATAAATTTACCAAATTCATTGGTAATACAACATCTAAATTTACATACGGATGGAACAACACATTCTCTTGGAAAGGTCTATCAGTATATATGTTGATTGATGGTAAGGTTGGAGGTAAAGTAGTGTCATTGACAGAGGCAGACTTAGACTTCTACGGATTATCACAACGCTCTGCTGATGCACGTCTATCGGGCGAGACAATGATTTGGGATGGAGTTGAGGTTGCTGCAGTAACACTTCCAACAGGACAACAAGTTCCTGCTCGTGCATACTACGAGGCAGTTGGTACAAACCAAACTGAGTGTATCTACGATGCTTCTAATATCCGTTTCCGCGAGATTTCAGTAGGTTATACATTCTATGATCTATTCGGAGTTTCTAAAAACCTTTCAATCTCATTGGTAGGACGTAACCTTGGATTCATTTATAAAAATGCTCCAGTCGATCCAGATATCTCAATGACAGCAGGTAACAACTTCGGTGGTGTTGAATCATACGCATTGCCAACAACACGTAGTTACGGATTTAATATAAAACTTACATTCTAA